CTCGGGTTTGCCCAGGTCCAGGGTCACGCACTTTTTATTGCGGTTGGTGATCTTCCACCACAGCGGAATCCCATCCTTGGCCGCCCCCAGCGAGCGCAGGCTGTCGCCCAGCCGGGGGTGCTCAACCTTGATGACCTCGGCGCCGAAATCGCCCATGTTCTGGGAAATCGTCGGCGAGGCAAACAGGACGGAAATATCAACAACCTTGAGTCCTTCGAGCGGGAGTCGTGGCATGACTGGCCATTCCTTCTGTGGCGATCGGGTGCGGGGCTGGCAGGCGTCACTCCCGCTCTAACCACACATCCGGCGCGGTCTCAACCCCGCGTCGGGCAAAGATGGCGCTGATCTCCGCCATATCCACCTCTGAAATCTCCCAGCCCAGGGCGCCGGTATTGTCCTCGACCTCGGCCTTGTTGCGGCAGCCGACCAGGGCGGTGCTGACCACCGGGTTGGACGTTGTCCAGCGCAGGGCAAACTGCGGCAGGCTTTTGCCATAGCCGGCGGCCATGCCTTTGAGTTCTTCAACCGCAGCGATATTGCGGGGGAAGTAGTCGGGCCCGAACAGGGTCTGGAACAGATTGATGCCACCCATCCGGCCCTGGCGGGAACGCCAGTCGTCCGACTCAAAGTTCATATCCGCGCTGAAGGTCCCGGTCAGCAGCCCGTAGGCCAGGGAGCCGTAGGCCATGACCCCGATCTGCTGCTCATGACAGTAGGGAAAGATCTCTTTGTGCATGCGCTGGTCAAACATATTCCAGCAGTACTGGGCCACATCGACCCGGCGGGTCTGCATGCAGGTCTCGATCTGCTGGCGCCGGAAGTTGGAGATGCCGACAAAGCGGACCTTGCCCTGCTGGACCACATCGTCGAGCGCGCGCATGGTCTCCTCAAACGGGGTGTTCACGTCCGGCCAGTGGACCAAATAGACGTCAACGTAGTCGGTGTCGAGGTTGGTCAGGCTTTTTTCGATAGAATCCATCACCCGCTGGTGGCTGCTGTCGCGGAAGTTCGGCGCCTCCTGATAGCCGACCCCGAATTTGGTGACTACGATGGCGTCTTTGCGCCGTGTGCCGAGCGCCTTGGCCAGCGATTTTTCCGAGGCGCCAAAGCCGTAGGCTTCGGCCGTGTCAAAGCAATTGATGCCGAGGTCGAGGCCGCGCTGGACCGCTTCGATGAACTGACTCTCCTCGATACTGCCGTAGCCGCCGCCAATCTCCCAGCACCCGATGCCAATGGCCGAGACCTGTAGACCCGTGTTTCCAAACGCCCGATATTCCATACATTTCTCCTTGTTACGGCTGCCTCAGCGGGCAATAAACCCGCCGTCGATAACCAGCTCTGTTCCGGTCACGAACGACGCCTCGGGTGAGGCCAGATACAGCACGCCATAGGCGATTTCATCCGCCTCGGCGATGCGCTTCATCGGGTGAGCATCGACCGCACGCTGTTTCCACTTTTCGCCGAACGGATTCAGGATCTCGGTATCCACCCCGCCCGGATGCACCGAGTTGACCCGAATATTTTCTTCGGCGTACTGCACCGCCGCAGTCTTGGTCAGCAGGCGCACCCCGCCCTTGCTGGCGTGGTAGGCCGGCAGGCCGCCGCCGCCAACCATGCCGGCGATGGACGAGATATTGATGATTGAGCC
This window of the Desulfurellaceae bacterium genome carries:
- a CDS encoding aldo/keto reductase, with the translated sequence MEYRAFGNTGLQVSAIGIGCWEIGGGYGSIEESQFIEAVQRGLDLGINCFDTAEAYGFGASEKSLAKALGTRRKDAIVVTKFGVGYQEAPNFRDSSHQRVMDSIEKSLTNLDTDYVDVYLVHWPDVNTPFEETMRALDDVVQQGKVRFVGISNFRRQQIETCMQTRRVDVAQYCWNMFDQRMHKEIFPYCHEQQIGVMAYGSLAYGLLTGTFSADMNFESDDWRSRQGRMGGINLFQTLFGPDYFPRNIAAVEELKGMAAGYGKSLPQFALRWTTSNPVVSTALVGCRNKAEVEDNTGALGWEISEVDMAEISAIFARRGVETAPDVWLERE